Proteins from a single region of Amycolatopsis sp. CA-230715:
- a CDS encoding LytR/AlgR family response regulator transcription factor, producing the protein MTGLRVLAVDDVPPALDELCRLLAEAAEVAEVEAAGDAVSALKMIQADPFDAVFLDISMPGLDGLELASLLAKLSRPPVIVFVTAHDGHAVAAYGIGAVDYLLKPVRAERLAAALSKVVKMAAAQEPEAAPPDAMAALPVESGGRTRYVRRADVRFVEAHGDYVRLHTESGVHVVRMPLSRLEEYWEGHGFLRVHRGFLVAIGAVAELRSDSVGGLLAHTDAGDVPVSRRHARELRERLLHAAQHGELGSAP; encoded by the coding sequence GTGACCGGGTTGCGAGTGCTCGCCGTCGACGACGTCCCGCCCGCGCTCGACGAGCTGTGCCGCCTGCTCGCCGAGGCGGCGGAAGTAGCCGAAGTGGAAGCGGCGGGCGACGCGGTGAGCGCGTTGAAGATGATCCAAGCTGACCCGTTCGACGCGGTGTTCCTCGACATCTCGATGCCGGGGCTCGACGGCCTCGAACTCGCTTCGCTGCTGGCGAAGCTGAGCCGTCCGCCGGTGATCGTGTTCGTCACCGCGCACGACGGGCACGCCGTCGCCGCGTACGGCATCGGCGCGGTCGACTACCTGCTCAAGCCGGTGCGCGCGGAACGGCTCGCCGCCGCACTGTCCAAAGTGGTCAAAATGGCGGCCGCGCAGGAACCGGAAGCGGCGCCGCCGGACGCGATGGCCGCGCTGCCGGTGGAAAGCGGTGGCCGCACCCGCTACGTCCGCCGCGCCGACGTGCGGTTCGTCGAGGCGCACGGCGACTACGTCCGGCTGCACACCGAAAGCGGTGTCCACGTGGTCCGCATGCCACTGTCGCGATTGGAGGAGTACTGGGAGGGCCACGGCTTCCTGCGCGTGCACCGAGGTTTCCTGGTCGCGATCGGGGCCGTCGCGGAGCTGCGCAGCGATTCCGTCGGCGGGCTGCTCGCGCACACCGACGCCGGTGACGTACCGGTGAGCCGCCGCCACGCGCGCGAACTCCGCGAACGGCTCCTGCACGCGGCGCAGCACGGCGAACTCGGCAGCGCGCCGTGA
- a CDS encoding sensor histidine kinase, giving the protein MPVPALRQRGGAPARTDPAPVLAAARKITEDLKDGLGGGSTRRAAHGLRRLFTLDGVGLTDLSGQLTWSGRPADDTRTAALVDKALHTEAPAGRAPLLAVPLHAHDELVGALVLAGDIGAAAVREAADLVIQALERGTLEASAEHAAAAELRALRAEISPHFVYNALTVIASLVRSDPDRARDLMLDFADYTRYSLARHGEYTMVAEEFRAVETYLALQRAVLGDRLRVQIRVAPEILAVAVPYLVLEPLVENAVRHGVEPRSGTGTVQVHGEAEGNDCVISVEDDGEGMDPERAQAILAGRSGSDRVGLANVDRRLRSVYGAWYGLVVETAAGAGTRVVVRVPRFQPGVLP; this is encoded by the coding sequence ATGCCGGTACCCGCACTTCGTCAGCGCGGCGGCGCACCGGCGCGGACCGACCCGGCGCCGGTGCTCGCCGCGGCCCGCAAGATCACCGAAGACCTCAAGGACGGGCTCGGCGGCGGCAGCACGCGCCGGGCCGCGCACGGACTCCGGCGGCTGTTCACACTGGACGGTGTCGGCCTCACCGATCTGTCCGGCCAGCTCACCTGGTCCGGCAGGCCCGCCGACGACACGCGCACCGCGGCGCTCGTCGACAAGGCACTGCACACCGAAGCGCCAGCCGGGCGCGCGCCGCTGCTCGCGGTTCCCCTGCACGCGCACGACGAACTGGTCGGCGCGCTCGTGCTCGCGGGCGACATCGGCGCGGCGGCCGTGCGCGAGGCCGCCGATCTCGTCATCCAGGCGTTGGAGCGCGGCACCCTGGAAGCGTCTGCTGAACACGCCGCGGCGGCCGAACTCCGCGCGCTGCGGGCGGAGATCTCGCCGCACTTCGTCTACAACGCACTGACCGTCATCGCTTCGCTCGTGCGGTCCGATCCGGACCGCGCCCGCGATCTCATGCTGGACTTCGCCGACTACACGCGGTACAGCTTGGCGCGCCACGGTGAGTACACCATGGTCGCCGAGGAGTTCCGCGCGGTGGAAACGTACCTCGCGCTGCAACGGGCCGTGCTCGGTGACCGGCTGCGCGTGCAGATCAGGGTGGCGCCGGAGATCCTCGCGGTCGCGGTGCCCTACCTGGTGCTGGAGCCGCTGGTGGAGAACGCGGTGCGGCACGGGGTCGAGCCGCGGTCGGGCACCGGGACCGTGCAGGTGCACGGCGAGGCGGAAGGGAACGACTGCGTGATCAGCGTGGAGGACGACGGGGAGGGCATGGATCCCGAACGGGCGCAGGCGATCCTCGCCGGGCGCTCCGGCTCCGACCGCGTCGGACTGGCTAATGTGGACAGACGGCTCCGCAGCGTGTACGGGGCGTGGTACGGGCTGGTGGTGGAAACCGCGGCAGGCGCGGGGACCAGGGTCGTGGTCAGGGTGCCGAGGTTCCAGCCGGGGGTGCTGCCGTGA
- a CDS encoding DUF4232 domain-containing protein — translation MSKKNAGFAIAAVLGAALTTVSLSTGSASAMPSEGCDASQLTTTIVPGSPGAGQRYAEVQFTAKDGQYCQLKGSVPVTLDGAPGVTVEPEAGQPDQVVHLRPGTSAHELLHWSAIEARGDQATPSALTVHTPGTQAQTVTLPWQFGALDASADAHTLRVGTVQEGPADAA, via the coding sequence ATGAGCAAGAAGAACGCCGGGTTCGCCATCGCCGCGGTGCTGGGCGCCGCGCTGACCACCGTCTCTCTCAGCACCGGGTCCGCTTCGGCCATGCCGTCCGAAGGCTGCGACGCCAGCCAGCTCACCACCACGATCGTGCCCGGTTCCCCCGGCGCGGGCCAGCGCTACGCCGAGGTCCAGTTCACCGCGAAGGACGGCCAGTACTGCCAGCTCAAGGGCAGCGTCCCGGTGACGCTCGACGGCGCGCCCGGGGTGACCGTGGAGCCCGAGGCGGGCCAGCCGGACCAGGTCGTCCACCTCCGGCCGGGCACCTCGGCGCACGAGCTGCTGCACTGGAGCGCGATCGAGGCGCGCGGCGACCAGGCGACGCCGTCCGCGCTGACCGTGCACACGCCGGGCACCCAGGCCCAGACGGTGACGCTGCCGTGGCAGTTCGGCGCTCTCGACGCTTCGGCGGACGCGCACACCCTGCGCGTCGGCACCGTCCAAGAAGGACCCGCCGACGCCGCGTGA